The proteins below come from a single Agromyces flavus genomic window:
- a CDS encoding LacI family DNA-binding transcriptional regulator yields the protein MPRKHVGIRDVAAAAGVSVTTVSHVLNDTPHTRTSDETKSRVREAATRLGYQPNRLARGLRTQASGMVGLLTEEIATTPHAGRIILGAQEEASRHNLTLAIINSRLRSEPDVEPTEVQAFLDRQADGIIYATVYHDEVVLPEHMHAVPSVLIGARDRDGEVPSIMPDERAGAASVVDLLVRTGHRRIAFAATSVDVPATRGRLLGYRDGMLAAGLDPDANVVEAESEAAGGYEATMALLDHGRSPEDRPTAVFCYNDRMAMGAYRAAAELGLSIPADVSIVGFDDQAPIPASLYPALSTVALPHYEMGAWAVRTLAGLIEGSGEPDAASAVATLLPCPIVERGSIAPPAR from the coding sequence ATGCCTCGCAAGCACGTCGGGATCCGCGATGTCGCGGCCGCGGCCGGTGTATCGGTGACGACGGTCTCGCACGTGCTCAACGACACGCCGCACACCCGCACGAGCGACGAGACGAAGTCGCGCGTCCGTGAGGCCGCGACTCGGCTCGGCTACCAGCCGAACCGGCTCGCCCGCGGCCTGCGCACCCAGGCCTCGGGTATGGTCGGCCTGCTCACCGAGGAGATCGCCACGACCCCGCACGCGGGTCGCATCATCCTCGGTGCGCAGGAGGAGGCGAGCCGCCACAACCTCACCCTCGCGATCATCAACTCGCGGCTGCGGTCCGAGCCCGATGTCGAGCCGACCGAGGTGCAGGCGTTCCTCGACCGGCAGGCCGACGGCATCATCTACGCCACCGTCTACCACGACGAGGTCGTGCTGCCCGAGCACATGCACGCCGTGCCGTCGGTGCTCATCGGTGCGCGCGATCGCGATGGCGAGGTGCCGTCGATCATGCCCGACGAGCGCGCCGGCGCGGCATCCGTCGTCGACCTGCTCGTGCGGACCGGCCACCGGCGCATCGCCTTCGCCGCGACCTCGGTCGACGTGCCCGCCACGCGCGGCCGCCTGCTGGGCTACCGCGACGGCATGCTCGCCGCCGGGCTCGACCCCGACGCGAACGTCGTCGAGGCGGAGTCCGAGGCGGCCGGCGGCTACGAGGCGACCATGGCGCTGCTCGACCACGGGCGCTCGCCGGAGGACCGGCCCACCGCGGTGTTCTGCTACAACGACCGCATGGCGATGGGCGCCTACCGCGCGGCCGCCGAGCTGGGCCTGTCGATCCCGGCGGATGTCTCGATCGTCGGCTTCGACGACCAGGCGCCGATCCCCGCGAGCCTGTACCCGGCGCTGTCCACCGTCGCGCTGCCGCACTACGAGATGGGCGCGTGGGCGGTGAGGACGCTCGCCGGTCTGATCGAGGGGAGTGGCGAGCCGGATGCCGCGTCCGCTGTCGCGACCCTGCTGCCCTGTCCGATTGTCGAGCGCGGGTCCATCGCCCCGCCCGCTCGCTGA
- a CDS encoding glycoside hydrolase family protein, which produces MLRLAASWVWDFWFADDGDRFHLFFLKASRALHDPDRRHWRATIGHAVSTDLVEWTEVADAIVPSDAPAFDDLATWTGSVVRADDGTWRMFYTGVDRAGSGLVQRIGVATSDDLMTWSTTGRALVEPDARWYEQLADGGWPDEAWRDPWVFRDPSGEGWRMLLTARAKVGEPSSRGVVGTAWSADLVEWRVEPPRSTVGSGFGQLEVLQLEQVDGRWVLLFSCLGSELSADRQAAGERGGIWAVNVDDPAAPFDIASAYRVADEQLYVGRLVRDRAGRWQMMAFRNTTPDGSWVGEITDPMPVAWVDGRLTVAADVAGRFVTPVAGASPAGVTADA; this is translated from the coding sequence ATGCTCCGACTCGCCGCATCCTGGGTGTGGGACTTCTGGTTCGCCGACGACGGCGACCGGTTCCATCTCTTCTTCCTGAAGGCGTCCCGGGCGCTGCACGACCCCGACCGTCGTCACTGGCGGGCGACGATCGGGCACGCCGTGTCGACCGACCTCGTCGAGTGGACCGAGGTGGCTGACGCGATCGTGCCGTCGGATGCGCCCGCGTTCGACGACCTCGCGACCTGGACCGGTTCCGTGGTGCGCGCCGACGACGGCACCTGGCGCATGTTCTACACCGGCGTCGACCGCGCCGGCAGTGGACTCGTCCAGCGCATCGGCGTCGCGACATCCGACGACCTCATGACCTGGTCGACCACCGGCAGGGCTCTCGTCGAGCCCGACGCCCGCTGGTACGAGCAGCTCGCCGACGGCGGCTGGCCCGACGAGGCGTGGCGCGACCCGTGGGTGTTCCGCGACCCGTCGGGCGAGGGGTGGCGGATGCTGCTGACCGCGCGTGCGAAGGTCGGCGAGCCGTCGTCGCGCGGCGTGGTCGGTACCGCGTGGTCGGCCGATCTCGTCGAGTGGCGCGTCGAGCCGCCGCGGTCGACGGTCGGCTCGGGGTTCGGGCAGCTCGAGGTGCTGCAGCTCGAGCAGGTCGACGGGCGGTGGGTGCTCCTGTTCTCGTGCCTCGGCTCCGAGCTTTCCGCCGATCGCCAAGCCGCGGGAGAGCGCGGCGGAATCTGGGCCGTGAACGTCGATGACCCGGCCGCGCCGTTCGACATCGCGAGCGCGTACCGTGTTGCTGACGAGCAGCTCTACGTCGGGCGGCTCGTGCGCGACCGCGCTGGGAGGTGGCAGATGATGGCGTTCCGCAACACCACGCCGGATGGGTCGTGGGTCGGGGAGATCACCGATCCGATGCCGGTCGCGTGGGTCGACGGGCGGTTGACGGTGGCGGCGGATGTCGCGGGGCGTTTCGTTACGCCGGTTGCCGGTGCGAGCCCGGCGGGGGTGACGGCCGATGCCTGA
- a CDS encoding carbohydrate kinase family protein produces MPERSGALVIGEALMDLVDDGTSITRSPGGSPANVALGLARLGVETRLRTALGPDDDGRAILERLEGSGVGVDPESLSLERTSTALAVLDASGAAMYDFDIEWRLPSPVAADSAAVVHSGSIALFLEPGASVVADALASRPADVLVSLDPNIRPALLGERSEVRATFESLAATADLVKLSDEDAEWLYPGEPLGDVLDRLLDLGVALAAATRGGDGAILATRAARVEVESLPVQVRDTVGAGDTFMAALIAGVLQLDGRAALAELGEADLLRLGRFAATAAGVTVSRVGADLPTADEVARAQQAAAVDRGTTGAAGTVVW; encoded by the coding sequence ATGCCTGAGCGCTCGGGCGCGCTCGTCATCGGCGAGGCGCTCATGGACCTCGTCGACGACGGCACGTCGATCACCCGGTCGCCCGGCGGCTCGCCCGCCAACGTCGCGCTTGGGTTGGCCCGTCTCGGCGTCGAAACTCGGCTTCGCACGGCGCTCGGGCCGGATGACGACGGCCGGGCGATCCTCGAACGGCTGGAAGGTTCCGGTGTCGGTGTCGATCCCGAGTCGCTGAGCCTGGAGCGCACGTCCACTGCGCTGGCGGTGCTCGATGCGTCGGGTGCGGCCATGTACGACTTCGACATCGAGTGGCGGCTGCCCTCGCCCGTGGCCGCCGACTCGGCGGCCGTGGTGCACTCGGGTTCGATCGCGCTGTTCCTCGAGCCCGGGGCTTCCGTGGTCGCCGATGCGCTCGCGTCGCGACCCGCCGACGTGCTGGTGTCCCTCGACCCGAACATCCGGCCGGCCCTCCTCGGCGAGCGCTCCGAGGTGCGCGCCACGTTCGAGTCGCTCGCGGCCACGGCCGACCTCGTGAAGCTCAGCGACGAGGACGCGGAGTGGCTCTATCCCGGTGAGCCGCTCGGCGACGTGCTCGATCGCCTGCTCGACCTCGGCGTCGCGCTCGCCGCGGCGACGCGCGGCGGCGACGGCGCGATACTCGCGACGCGTGCGGCTCGGGTCGAGGTGGAATCCCTGCCAGTCCAGGTCCGTGACACGGTCGGCGCGGGCGACACGTTCATGGCCGCGCTGATCGCGGGCGTGCTGCAGCTCGACGGTCGCGCGGCCCTGGCCGAGCTCGGCGAGGCCGACCTCCTTCGGCTGGGTCGCTTCGCCGCTACGGCCGCCGGCGTCACTGTCAGCCGCGTCGGCGCCGACCTGCCGACCGCCGACGAGGTCGCCCGAGCGCAGCAGGCGGCGGCGGTCGACCGCGGCACGACGGGGGCGGCGGGCACCGTCGTCTGGTGA
- a CDS encoding HepT-like ribonuclease domain-containing protein: MIAEYASRAGDDGIVFDAIRVRLIEIGEAVKDLDPSLIASEPDIPWAEIARMRDQLAHRYFDTSHAIVSATARDDIPRLAAAVERLLERM; this comes from the coding sequence GTGATCGCGGAGTATGCGTCACGGGCGGGCGACGACGGCATCGTGTTCGATGCGATCCGTGTACGGCTCATCGAGATCGGCGAGGCGGTGAAAGACCTGGACCCCTCGCTCATCGCGTCGGAACCTGATATCCCGTGGGCTGAGATAGCGAGGATGCGCGATCAACTCGCGCACCGGTACTTCGACACGTCGCACGCGATCGTGAGCGCCACCGCACGCGACGACATCCCGCGGCTCGCGGCCGCGGTCGAACGGCTTCTCGAGCGGATGTAG
- a CDS encoding nucleotidyltransferase family protein — translation MVLWYQEDLMATFTPIKIDPATDRLVADAAHILGRTKKDIVSAAVREFIDAHHAELEVGVAATARRLATAPGAGVRPLRSRLNANREELLTELGRLGASNVRVFGSVARGDESATSDIDLLVDLTEDVGMFGLGSMRSAAERILDAPVDIVPASSLKPDVADAALREARPV, via the coding sequence ATGGTACTCTGGTACCAGGAGGACCTCATGGCCACGTTCACGCCGATCAAGATCGATCCGGCGACCGATCGCCTGGTCGCCGACGCTGCGCACATCCTCGGACGAACCAAGAAGGACATCGTCTCCGCGGCCGTTCGCGAGTTCATTGACGCACACCACGCCGAGCTCGAGGTCGGGGTGGCGGCGACCGCACGACGTCTGGCAACGGCCCCCGGAGCCGGCGTTCGACCGCTCCGCTCTCGGCTCAATGCGAATCGCGAGGAGCTGCTCACAGAGCTGGGCCGGCTCGGGGCCTCGAACGTCCGCGTATTCGGCAGCGTCGCGCGCGGCGACGAATCGGCGACGAGTGATATCGATCTGCTCGTCGACCTGACTGAGGACGTCGGCATGTTCGGGCTGGGCAGCATGCGAAGCGCAGCCGAGCGCATCCTCGACGCACCAGTCGACATCGTGCCGGCATCGAGCTTGAAGCCCGACGTCGCAGACGCAGCGCTGCGTGAGGCGAGGCCCGTGTGA
- a CDS encoding RNA polymerase sigma factor — translation MGDVDHAAVAYGHRDVASQRTERRRADVAPRDTDWVTRLSATGHVRDAAVGDLHELMLRAARHQVGRMPEAVGLGAVRRDEVVNSAADEATVSVLSRLTAFEGRSRFTTWAYKFAILHAGVEVRRASWHDREIELPELAERGDAAMSSPEAHAELSELGRAVRDGLAEAVTPHQRRIMLAVLVDGVPIDVLAERLGTNRGALYKTLHDGRQRLRAYLAERGLLAERSGGPASSERGAAPSGSPKEVNP, via the coding sequence GTGGGCGACGTCGACCACGCCGCGGTAGCCTACGGGCATAGGGATGTCGCGTCCCAGCGCACCGAACGTCGGCGAGCGGATGTCGCGCCTCGCGACACCGACTGGGTCACCCGCCTGTCGGCCACCGGGCATGTGCGCGACGCGGCCGTCGGCGACCTGCATGAGTTGATGCTGCGTGCGGCGCGGCACCAGGTCGGGCGGATGCCCGAGGCCGTCGGGCTCGGCGCGGTCCGCCGAGACGAGGTCGTGAACTCGGCCGCCGATGAGGCGACCGTGTCGGTGCTGTCGCGATTGACCGCGTTCGAGGGGCGCAGCAGGTTCACGACCTGGGCGTACAAGTTCGCCATCCTGCACGCCGGTGTCGAGGTGCGCCGCGCCTCGTGGCACGACCGCGAGATCGAGCTGCCCGAGCTGGCCGAGCGCGGCGACGCCGCCATGTCGTCGCCCGAGGCGCACGCCGAGCTGAGTGAACTGGGCCGGGCCGTCCGCGACGGCCTCGCCGAAGCGGTGACGCCGCACCAGCGACGGATCATGCTCGCGGTGCTCGTCGACGGCGTCCCGATCGACGTGCTCGCCGAGCGGCTGGGCACGAACCGCGGGGCGCTCTACAAGACGCTGCACGATGGTCGCCAGCGGTTGCGCGCGTACCTCGCCGAGCGCGGGCTCCTGGCGGAACGGAGTGGCGGCCCGGCATCGTCGGAGCGCGGCGCCGCGCCATCCGGAAGCCCGAAGGAGGTGAACCCATGA
- a CDS encoding coiled-coil domain-containing protein — protein MTGFRVRRRRSAHELEVPDADVARRAGAALFAADERIRVAAEELDFAEAELGRGSTKELSEALVAARANLGEAFRLNRPTPAAAPATAADVRTRHLRILELCESVDELLDEHTGALAERVARARRAPQVLAGVLGDIEILRTHIPQARQTLERLAARYAHDALTPIQGNPGEAEQLVAFAEHSAGVAERRRAAGQREQAHVALEASAEAVRQAANLLDAVETFELEALRAEAGLAALVEDARRDLAGGLEMRPRSRALASAIGELQAALADLPAAGVNTDPIAHVTRLRDATAALDAATAAVRERAGRPIPSLVQVQRAIDDADRQLDVAREVIAGHSGWIGPEALKRLAEAERIRVDLALFLGNAETTIASRDGEHRARVVAMAGRLAELAAEALRLARRDIRDARSPSLSHPQPARQRQP, from the coding sequence ATGACCGGGTTCCGGGTCAGGCGCCGGCGGAGCGCGCATGAGCTCGAGGTCCCCGATGCCGACGTGGCGAGGCGGGCCGGAGCGGCGCTGTTCGCGGCCGATGAGCGCATCCGCGTCGCGGCCGAGGAACTCGACTTCGCCGAAGCCGAGCTCGGTCGGGGCTCGACGAAGGAGCTGAGCGAGGCACTCGTCGCGGCACGCGCCAACCTGGGCGAGGCGTTCCGGCTGAACCGGCCCACTCCGGCCGCGGCACCCGCGACCGCCGCCGACGTGCGGACACGCCACCTTCGCATCCTGGAACTGTGCGAGTCGGTGGACGAGCTGCTCGATGAGCACACGGGTGCGCTCGCCGAGCGCGTCGCGCGCGCTCGCCGTGCCCCGCAGGTCCTGGCGGGGGTCCTCGGTGACATCGAGATCCTTCGCACGCACATCCCGCAAGCCCGCCAGACGCTCGAGCGACTCGCCGCCCGGTACGCCCACGACGCGCTCACCCCGATCCAGGGCAACCCCGGCGAGGCCGAGCAGCTCGTCGCCTTCGCCGAGCACAGCGCGGGCGTGGCCGAGCGACGTCGCGCCGCCGGGCAGCGCGAGCAGGCGCACGTGGCGCTCGAGGCGTCCGCCGAGGCGGTGCGGCAGGCGGCGAACCTGCTCGACGCGGTCGAGACGTTCGAGCTCGAGGCGCTCCGGGCCGAGGCCGGGCTCGCCGCGCTCGTCGAGGACGCCCGTCGCGACCTCGCCGGCGGGCTCGAGATGCGGCCGCGGTCGCGGGCGCTCGCGAGCGCGATCGGCGAGCTCCAGGCGGCCCTCGCTGACCTGCCCGCGGCCGGCGTGAACACCGATCCGATCGCGCACGTGACGCGGCTGCGCGATGCGACGGCGGCGCTGGATGCCGCGACCGCCGCGGTTCGCGAGCGCGCGGGTCGTCCCATCCCGTCGCTCGTGCAGGTGCAGCGGGCGATCGACGACGCGGATCGGCAGCTCGACGTCGCCCGCGAGGTGATCGCCGGCCACTCGGGATGGATCGGCCCCGAGGCGCTGAAGCGGCTCGCCGAGGCCGAGCGCATTCGCGTCGACCTCGCCCTCTTCCTCGGCAACGCGGAGACGACGATCGCCAGCCGGGACGGCGAGCATCGTGCCCGGGTCGTCGCGATGGCCGGTCGGCTCGCCGAGCTCGCGGCCGAGGCCCTGCGCCTGGCGCGTCGCGACATCCGCGATGCCCGATCGCCGAGCCTGAGCCATCCACAGCCTGCACGCCAGCGCCAACCCTAG
- a CDS encoding nuclease-related domain-containing protein — protein MSAAHASADSLRHRRPATSVIAECLRVQATVPHSNAAQRFFGVSPLGREAEPWYLGALDELEVGRRLAGLGPGWVVLHSVPVGTGSSDLDHVVIGPGGVFAINTKHHRGQNVWVGAKRILVNGQRTDHLRIAKYEATRTSKLLSVAARMLVDVTPIVAIVGAKRMTLCERPTDVVVLREHELVRWLQRHPVTLTPEQVQHLTAVAAQPAAWRRMPEPDAVDHEAFDRLQTAVGRARRRRGAWIFAIVASIPVVAIALGSAIPDMLSAILAR, from the coding sequence GTGAGCGCTGCGCACGCCTCTGCCGATTCCCTCCGCCACCGCCGCCCCGCGACATCGGTCATCGCCGAGTGCCTGCGCGTGCAAGCGACCGTTCCACACAGCAACGCCGCGCAGCGCTTCTTCGGCGTCTCGCCGCTCGGGCGCGAGGCCGAGCCCTGGTACCTCGGCGCGCTCGACGAGCTCGAGGTCGGGCGGCGGCTCGCCGGGCTCGGGCCGGGGTGGGTCGTGCTGCACTCGGTACCAGTCGGTACCGGGTCGAGCGATCTCGACCACGTCGTGATCGGGCCGGGCGGGGTGTTCGCGATCAACACCAAGCACCACCGCGGGCAGAACGTGTGGGTGGGCGCGAAGCGCATCCTCGTGAACGGGCAGCGCACCGACCACCTGCGCATCGCGAAGTACGAGGCGACGCGCACGTCGAAGCTGCTCTCGGTCGCCGCGCGCATGCTCGTCGACGTCACGCCGATCGTCGCGATCGTCGGAGCCAAGCGGATGACGCTGTGCGAGCGCCCGACGGATGTGGTCGTGCTGCGCGAGCACGAGTTGGTGCGCTGGCTGCAGCGACATCCGGTCACCCTCACGCCCGAGCAGGTGCAGCACCTCACCGCCGTCGCGGCGCAGCCGGCGGCGTGGAGACGGATGCCGGAGCCCGATGCGGTCGACCACGAGGCCTTCGACCGGCTGCAGACAGCCGTCGGCCGGGCCCGTCGACGCCGCGGCGCCTGGATCTTCGCCATCGTCGCCTCCATCCCGGTGGTCGCGATCGCGCTCGGATCGGCGATACCCGACATGCTCAGCGCGATACTGGCGCGATAG